AAGAATCCTGGGAAGTACAAGGTATCATGTTTTACCTCTGATTAGGGCTGAGTAACAGAAGAGAAGCTCCGATGTCTGGAAGGGGCTCGGGGTGGAGCTCAGTTGCTTAATGAGCGTAAGAGGCTGCTGTTCCCCGTGGGCACAGATTGGAGAAGGGGTCAACAGTTGGGGTTGCTAAGCTTGGCTGGCTCTTGTCGTAGCTTTAGCGACCCAAAGCTAGCGCCTGTGCTCGTCTGTTGGGTCAGCCTGCAGAGATGCGTGAGTGTGTAAGTTCTGTTCCGTCTCCTTTTAGGCTGTGTCAGCGTTTGCCCCCATCTGTAACCCCATGCAGTGTCCGTGGGGTCAGAAAGCCTTCTCAGGTTACCTGGGCCCTGACCGCTCCACCTGGGAGGTAAAAGCACCACTACTCCAACATTACCACGACTCTTGAAGGGTTAGGCGTGGGCCCGAGCTGAGTACCGACAGGGCTGCCCCTTTGATTGTGGTCCTTTTTCAGGCATACGATGCAACCGTGTTGGCCGCTTCCTACTCCGGCCCTCAGCTCGACATCCTGATCGATCAGGGTCGCGATGATCAGTTCCTGTCCGCCAGCCAGCTGCTGCCTGATAACCTGATCGCTGTCTGCTCAGAGAAGAAAATCCCTGTTGTCTTCAGACTGCAGCCGGTCAGTGTTTTAACTTTGTTGCAGAACGTGGACTGCATGCGCAGTCTGAATAAAGACATGGTTCCTTCTGCAGGGCTACGATCACAGCTACTTCTTCATCTACTCCTTCATAAATGACCACATCAAACATCATGCCAAGTACCTGAACGCCTGAGCTGCTGATGACCCACTTCCTGAAGAGCTGGGAACAGCTGGAGGTTAAATGACGTAGCTAACTTAAGTGTAGCTGAGGTTTGGTGCCTTCATCACGTGCTCCCGCGACCCGGCTGGGAAAGTGGTCGGTGAGCTGGGCTCGACGGGAGAGAATAAAATCAGTTACTTCGCCTCTGTGTTTCTGCATTGAGCTTTTTTCACTCGGTTCAAGACAAGAACAGGCGACTGGGGAAAAATCTGAAAATGGAGCACAAGTCCGTTCAGGTCAGTTATCCAGATgagactgaagaagaagaaaatatcatttctatagcgcctctcaagataaaaatcacgaggcgcttcacaaaaacaaaaaatgtaaaaatataaaaaagcatttagaaaatgttgaaaaatatatttaaaatgagcaaaaataggcaattgtgattaaaaaatgttaagagagagagtgaacaggaaagagggaaatcagtggatcctgaggaaggtggaataggtggggagagcagaataaagagagtggtgaagaaggtcatacaaaagccagctcgaacaagctgctttttaaaggagaccactgagtccactgatctcaggctcagggggagagagttccagagtctgggggccacagcagcaaatgatcagtcacctttggtctttagcctggtgctgcacaaccagtaggctttgatcactggacctcagggacctgctgggggtgtagggactgagaagatcaccaatgtaagatggtgcttgtccatgtaaggccctatagaccagaaccaggatcttgaaatgaaccctgaagttgactggcagccagtgaagctggaggagaagcggggtgatgtgggtgtgtttggaggacttggtcagaagccgagcacaggc
This sequence is a window from Nothobranchius furzeri strain GRZ-AD chromosome 14, NfurGRZ-RIMD1, whole genome shotgun sequence. Protein-coding genes within it:
- the esd gene encoding S-formylglutathione hydrolase isoform X2, with the translated sequence MVTCAGLTCTEQNFITKAGSQLAAAEHGIIIVAPDTSPRGCSIEGEDESWDFGTGAGFYVDALQDPWKGNYRMYSYVSEELPQLINANFPTDPERMSVCGHSMGGHGALICALKNPGKYKAVSAFAPICNPMQCPWGQKAFSGYLGPDRSTWEAYDATVLAASYSGPQLDILIDQGRDDQFLSASQLLPDNLIAVCSEKKIPVVFRLQPGYDHSYFFIYSFINDHIKHHAKYLNA